In Achromobacter xylosoxidans A8, a single window of DNA contains:
- a CDS encoding glutathione S-transferase family protein yields MSRWTFYSAPGTCALATHIALREAGADFDLVKLDMGALQQQSPEYLRVNPKGRVPALATEHGVLTETPALLAFVAQSFPAAQLAPVDDPFAFARMQELASYLASTAHVAHAHKRRGARWADDPAAHAAMQAKVPQSMTACAAYLESQIVGPWAAGEHYSVVDGYLYTIGSWLEGDGVDLTQFPKLTAYLARVAARPAVQRALAEAQAAA; encoded by the coding sequence ATGTCCCGTTGGACTTTTTATTCCGCCCCTGGCACCTGTGCGCTGGCGACGCATATCGCGCTGCGCGAAGCTGGCGCCGATTTCGATCTGGTCAAGCTTGATATGGGCGCCCTGCAGCAGCAAAGCCCTGAGTACCTGCGCGTCAATCCCAAGGGCCGCGTGCCGGCGCTGGCGACCGAACACGGCGTGCTGACCGAGACCCCCGCCCTGCTCGCCTTCGTGGCGCAGAGCTTTCCGGCCGCGCAGCTGGCGCCGGTCGACGATCCGTTCGCATTCGCGCGCATGCAGGAATTAGCGAGCTATCTGGCGTCCACCGCCCACGTGGCGCACGCGCACAAGCGCCGCGGCGCGCGCTGGGCGGACGATCCGGCCGCGCATGCCGCCATGCAGGCCAAGGTGCCGCAATCCATGACCGCCTGCGCCGCCTATCTCGAATCGCAAATCGTCGGCCCCTGGGCGGCGGGCGAACATTACAGCGTGGTCGACGGCTATCTGTACACCATAGGCAGCTGGCTGGAGGGCGACGGCGTGGACCTGACGCAGTTTCCCAAGCTGACGGCCTATCTGGCCCGGGTCGCCGCCCGGCCGGCCGTGCAGCGAGCGCTGGCCGAAGCGCAGGCCGCCGCCTGA
- a CDS encoding YceI family protein yields MKHTYAAFLAASLLTLGSLPAHAAPVDYQIDPEHTEIVVTWDHLGFSKPTAHAGAVTGVIRYDAAQPAKSAVDLSVPVARLTSHVPKLDEMLQGAEFFQAAKYPDIQFKSTSVADHGDGKLSINGVLRIKGIEKPVVLQARQNKQGMHPMAQRPAIGFDAMTVVKRSDFGVDAFAPGVSDEVQLRITVEAVASATR; encoded by the coding sequence ATGAAGCACACCTACGCTGCGTTCCTGGCCGCATCCCTCCTTACCTTGGGCAGCCTACCCGCGCATGCCGCGCCCGTGGACTACCAGATCGATCCCGAACACACGGAGATCGTGGTGACCTGGGACCATCTGGGCTTTTCCAAGCCTACCGCCCATGCCGGCGCCGTGACCGGCGTGATCCGCTACGACGCCGCCCAGCCGGCAAAGTCGGCGGTCGACCTGAGCGTGCCCGTGGCGCGCCTGACGTCCCATGTACCCAAGCTGGATGAGATGCTGCAAGGCGCGGAATTCTTCCAGGCGGCCAAGTACCCGGACATCCAGTTCAAGAGCACCTCGGTCGCCGACCATGGCGACGGCAAGCTCAGCATCAATGGCGTCTTGCGCATCAAGGGCATCGAAAAGCCGGTGGTGCTGCAGGCGCGCCAGAACAAGCAAGGCATGCACCCGATGGCGCAACGCCCGGCCATTGGCTTTGACGCCATGACGGTCGTGAAGCGCAGTGATTTCGGCGTGGATGCGTTCGCGCCGGGCGTGAGCGACGAAGTGCAACTGCGCATCACGGTCGAGGCCGTCGCCAGCGCAACGCGCTGA